The Microtus ochrogaster isolate Prairie Vole_2 unplaced genomic scaffold, MicOch1.0 UNK266, whole genome shotgun sequence genomic interval CAGCATGTTTGAAGACAGGGGATTCAAATAGCCTTCTGATATAGTAAGCACTGCATTCTTGGACTATCCTTCCACAAGCAGCCTCTGTTGGATGACATGGACTGAGACTCATCTATCTTTCTTataaatctcctttctctatgttttaattttattcattttttattgagctaacacttttctctactccctctctgcctctctcctcccattcaaccctcccccatttccccattctcccaatttactcaggagatcttgtgtttttctacttcccatgaataTTAGatttgtttgtctctcttagtgtcctcattgttttctaggttatctgggattatgatttgttggctggttttctttgctttatgtttagaaactacttatgagtgagtacatgtggtaattgtctttcttggtctggattACCTAACACAAAACAATGTTTATTAGCTCCATttatttgtctgcaaaattcaagatatcattattttattttctgctgtgtagtacaacatcgtgtaaatataccacattttccttatccatcctttGGTTAAAGGGTGtttaggttgttttcaaattctaactatgacaaacaatgctgctatgaacatagtttaacaTATGATCTTGTGGAatggttgaacatcctttggatatatacccaaaagtggtattactgggtcttgaggaaggttgtttcctaattttctgagaaattgcaacactgacatccaaagaggatgtaccagcttgcattcccaccagcaatgcaggagtgttccctttaccccacaacctctccagcataagttgtcattaagTCTACATTTTATGGTATTCTAGAGTAGCTTTGCTAATAATATAGGGGAGTATTTGAAGCAGAAACTGACTACAGAAAGAGTGATGAACTAGACAGTGTAGAGAAAGAAACTGTCTGTCAAAGTACATGAtacatttgaatgaaaatatcattttgaatcCTATTACTTTGTGAAATGAACATATGCTAATTACATATCcattatctattttaaataatcataaaaacaaGCATACAGTAGAAACTGTAAAATGGCAAAATTATACTAAAATTTGagaataaaatactttctaaaaattaactattttcaaataaagacaGACCTTCACAATATCAAAATCATTGTTCATATTTATCACCAATATTTGCTCATAACTCTGTAAAATTAGGTCAAAATCACTAAGAGGCACCCTATAAAGGACAAGGTTAAATAActgttcatttttactttttgttttcacaggGACAAAGTCTAGTTGGAAGAGAGATTAAACAGTGCCTAGTTGGTTACTCAATGATGCTCCAAAGTACAAGAGGTCAGTTCTATGGCCCCATTATAAAACCTCTGTACTACCTGATCACACTTGTGCCAGTGGGAAGGCTAAGCATGGATCTGGTCATGGGCTCAGTGCTCATTCtgacatgtctgcttctgttcTCATACTGGAAATTGGGTTCTAAGAGAGGGAATCTACCTCCTGGACCTACTCCTCTGCCAATTATTGGCAATATCCACCAGATAGATGCcaagaaaaggcaccaagccttTACCAATGTAAGTATACTTTATGCTTGCTGGGTACTTTGTAAAGAGAGATATAAGTGATGCTGCTTTCAAAGAAACTCAGtactagagaaaatatttttaaatagatgtGGAGTGAAAAACAGTAaagttgtttttgtcttttctgagaCTTGCCTGTACTACTGCAGTTGGAATTAGTAATAAACAAGTTTTCAAATACTGCTTTCAtaaacattttctattattttgattAATGGCGAAGACTGAGGATGATAGTGATATTTTGtgatcaaacaaataaatcttgcctaaaGAGCAAAGTGCAGAACTAATTTCAGGTATGCACTAATCAAATTAGaactaataaaatatatgtgaagTGGTGGcacaatacttcttttttttcgagacagggtttctccatagcttttggttcctgtcctggaactagctcttgtagaccaggctggcctcgaactcacagagatccgcctgcctctgcctcccgagtgctgggattaaaggttgcgCCACCAACCGCCCGGCTACAAtactttaattccaggacttggaagacaaaggcagacagacctctgtgagttcaaagccaccctgggctacactataCTGGTGCCATcccaaaaagaaacagagccatgtggtagtggctcacacctttaaatcAAGTACCAGGGAGGTAGAGAAGGGAAGTgatatggttgggcagagagagaactcaaggcaggaggagacaagagcttaGATGTGTTCTGAGCAGGCCTTCTGAGGATACAGTctgagcattcagtctgaggattcaatCTGGAGATGCAGTTTGAGGTTCAAAAGACAGGATCACACCTTTGAATCTGAGAATTCTACAGAGGTAAAAGTCCCTCTAGTGGCTGGCttaactgcttctctgatctctcagctttcaccccctaatatctgactctaggtGTTTAATATTAAGGGCAATTGGAATTAGCATTACAATGAATATTATATAAATGAGTCATAAATGTATAGATATATTGTTCTTGGATTATTCATTCATGCCTTCCTCTGGAGAATTAATTGGATCCTGGTTAAAAGTAAAGCAATGGGCAGGGGATCACACAGGAAAAGGAAACCATAAACAGTGTGGCTTAGCTTATACTGTGGTTTCCCGATCTCCTTTGATTCCATACAAAGCCTATGCCAAGGACCAAAAATACTTCATGATGAGAATATTTTTTCTACAGTTCTGTATATTGTGGTGCAGCTTCTGTGACGCTTACTCTGTACTTTTGTAATAATAGATGAGGACAGAATTTGAAACTGACCCAAGAGTTTAGATGTTTACTCTTCTTCACAGGTTTTGTAATTTTCAACAGAAAGTATTTCACAACTGGGTCCACAGAAGTCATGTGACTATTGATGTCTATGTCAGTATGTAGCTAGCATGAGAATGATCTGCAGTAtccaaaaaatggataagaatAGTGTGGATTTAAGGGCTCTACTCCTTTGCATTAGAACCCAGTAAATGAGTGTGGAATTTTTACTTCAGGTACTTTGTGAACTATGACAAAGGGACTTGTTGAGTATCATAGTAAGGTGATTCCTTCTCTTTAGACTATAAGTGGCCTGGGATATTGCTGGAACGCAGAAGGTCATCTATATGTAACAATCATCATATTGAAAGGTATATACAAACTTCAAACTTAGTTTTtctgcataaatatttttaacacagtTCTATTACCAGTAAGAATAGGTAAACTACAGTGGCATTTTTAGaatatgtgtgttttctattaTCATTTCAGTTCTCTAAAATCTATGGCCCTGTGTTCACTCTGTATTTTGGCATGAAACCTACAGTGGTGTTACATGGCTATGAGGCAATAAAAGAAGCTCTCATAGGTCATGGGGAGGAGTTTAGTGGAAGAGGAAGTGTCCCAATTCTTCAGATGATTTCTAAAGACCTTGGTAAGTATGCATGTGCTTCTGTGTATACTGGGTAGTATACATAGTGAGGTGGAAGGTGGAAAGCAGAAGTCATGTTGCTCTTCAGGATAAGTTTGGGACTCTATACTGAGATCAGTCTGTTCCTTTATCTGTCTCTCAGACATACTCCCTGGTCTTCTATTCCAATTTCTTTAGGCATTGGTTTTAGCAATGGAGATGCATGGAAAGAAACAAGGCACTTCTCACTCTTAACCTTGAGAAAACTGGGCATGGGGAAAAGGAGTATTGAGAACCAAATTCAAGAAGAAGCACAGTTCCTTGTGGAGGAACTGAAGAAAACCAATGGTAAGTGAAGGTTTATAATCTGACATTTATATCTTGTTCTATGTATATCTGCATCAGTCAATTTTTCCCATTCTATTCAAAGTATTGTTTTCTAAAGAGTTGTTATAGGTATGGGTCTCATGTTAATTTTCTATAGGAATAGGGAGCTATACATTCCTCTGATCAAAAATACTGTTTTCGGGCAGCAGCCCGGAACACaaaactcagacgttcctcatccctcctacacttcctggtcatcctgaaggggctatactgcccgatacctcctctctcttcctatcccacccagcttgcatccagaaccctcccctccccatctgccttcctcccctctttggccacataacatctcccagctcagcctgtttgggcgctgggaCCAAATCCGAATCAGGAGGGAAACcaggagggcggtagttcctttgtctcaatagcctgcctacagcaagcaaggtaggccctttgtttaccagatacccaagcagcacagagatctgatctcatTCTGCAGAGATCCAGTAATTTCTCTAGAGCAGACATTCTGAGTTTGCAAGCATTTCATACTGCCCGTGTGAAGCACAAATTCTAgctgttcttaataaaaaatcTGGAGTCAGATGTGAGGGAGTAAAAGCTGAGAGATTAACGAAGCAGTGCAGCATGACTAGCACGACCTTTCAACTCTACTgatgctcagaccaaaagggcgatTCCGTTCTCAAACTGTACCCTCTTACTGACGCTACAGACAGCATCGTCTGATTGACTGCTTTAGACTGCATCTCCATACTGCACTGAACTCTCGTCtcatctcctcctgccttatattcctctttctgcccagtcgtatccttcctgtctctacctacccagtgctaggattaaaggtgtggaacTCCcagatcctgggattaaaggtatgagtcaccaccacctggcctctattgGCTTAACTCTgagctctgatcttcagggaagctttatttgtcaaataggagcaccggacagaaatatcaaggtccaaatcaggagcagaaggagggggagcacgagcaaggaactcaggaccgcgaggggtacacccacactctgagacaatggggaNNNNNNNNNNNNNNNNNNNNNNNNNNNNNNNNNNNNNNNNNNNNNNNNNNNNNNNNNNNNNNNNNNNNNNNNNNNNNNNNNNNNNNNNNNNNNNNNNNNNNNNNNNNNNNNNNNNNNNNNNNNNNNNNNNNNNNNNNNNNNNNNNNNNNNNNNNNNNNNNNNNNNNNNNNNNNNNNNNNNNNNNNNNNNNNNNNNNNNNNNNNNNNNNNNNNNNNNNNNNNNNNNNNNNNNNNNNNNNNNNNNNNNNNNNNNNNNNNNNNNNNNNNNNNNNNNNNNNNNNNNNNNNNNNNNNNNNNNNNNNNNNNNNNNNNNNNNNNNNNNNNNNNNNNNNNNNNNNNNNNNNNNNNNNNNNNNNNNNNNNNNNNNNNNNNNNNNNNNNNNNNNNNNNNNNNNNNNNNNNNNNNNNNNNNNNNNNNNNNNNNNNNNNNNNNNNNNNNNNNNNNNNNNNNNNNNNNNNNNNNNNNNNNNNNNNNNNNNNNNNNNNNNNNNNNNNNNNNNNNNNNNNNNNNNNNNNNNNNNNNNNNNNNNNNNNNNNNNNNNNNNNNNNNNNNNNNNNNNNNNNNNNNNNNNNNNNNNNNNNNNNNNNNNNNNNNNNNNNNNNNNNNNNNNNNNNNNNNNNNNNNNNNNNNNNNNNNNNNNNNNNNNNNNNNNNNNNNNNNNNNNNNNNNNNNNNNNNNNNNNNNNNNNNNNNNNNNNNNNNNNNNNNNNNNNNNNNNNNNNNNNNNNNNNNNNNNNNNNNNNNNNNNNNNNNNNNNNNNNNNNNNNNNNNNNNNNNNNNNNNNNNNNNNNNNNNNNNNNNNNNNNNNNNNNNNNNNNNNNNNNNNNNNNNNNNNNNNNNNNNNNNNNNNNNNNNNNNNNNNNNNNNNNNNNNNNNNNNNNNNNNNNNNNNNNNNNNNNNNNNNNNNNNNNNNNNNNNNNNNNNNNNNNNNNNNNNNNNNNNNNNNNNNNNNNNNNNNNNNNNNNNNNNNNNNNNNNNNNNNNNNNNNNNNNNNNNNNNNNNNNNNNNNNNNNNNNNNNNNNNNNNNNNNNNNNNNNNNNNNNNNNNNNNNNNNNNNNNNNNNNNNNNNNNNNNNNNNNNNNNNNNNNNNNNNNNNNNNNNNNNNNNNNNNNNNNNNNNNNNNNNNNNNNNNNNNNNNNNNNNNNNNNNNNNNNNNNNNNNNNNNNNNNNNNNNNNNTATATTGTGGTGCAGCTTCTGTGACGCTTACTCTGTACTTTTGTAATAATAGATGAGGACAGAATTTGAAACTGACCCAAGAGTTTAGATGTTTACTCTTCTTCACAGGTTTTGTAATTTTCAACAGAGAGTATTTCACAACTGGGTCCACAGAAGTCATGTGACTGTTGATGTTTATGTCAGTATGTAGCTAGCATGAGAATGATCTGCATTATCCATAAATGGATAAGAATAGTGTGGATTTGAAGGCTCTACTCCTTTGCATTAGAACCCAGGAAATGAGGGTGGAATTTTTACTTCAGGTACTTTTTGTGAACTATGACAAAGTGACCTGTTGAATGTAATAGTAAGGTGATTCCTTCTCTTTAGACTACAAGTGGCCTGGGATATTGCTGGAACCCAGAAGGTCGTCTATATGTAACAATCATCATATTGAAAGGTATATACAAACTTCAAACTTAGTTtttatgcataaatattttaaacacagttCTATTACCAGTAAGAATAGGTAAACTACAGTGgaatttttagaatatttgtgttttctattatCATTTCAGTTCTCTAAAATCTATGGCCCTGTGTTCACTCTGTATTTTGGCATGAAACCTACAGTGGTGCTATATGGCTATGAGGCAATAAAAGAAGCTCTCATAGGTCATGGGGAGGAGTTTAGTGGAAGGGGAAGTGTCCCGATTAATCAGATGATTTCTAAAGACCTTGGTAAGTATGCATGTGCTTCTGTGTATACTGGGTTGTATATATAGTGAGGTGGAGGGTACAAAGCAGAGGTCATGTTGCTCTTCAGATATAAGTTTGGGACACTATGTTTGCGATCACtctgtttatttatgtatctctCAGACTTACTCCCTAATC includes:
- the LOC102000245 gene encoding cytochrome P450 2C26-like; protein product: GQSLVGREIKQCLVGYSMMLQSTRGQFYGPIIKPLYYLITLVPVGRLSMDLVMGSVLILTCLLLFSYWKLGSKRGNLPPGPTPLPIIGNIHQIDAKKRHQAFTNFSKIYGPVFTLYFGMKPTVVLYGYEAIKEALIGHGEEFSGRGSVPINQMISKDLGISITNGDKWKKTRHFSLLTLRKLGMGEKVLRTVFKRKHSSLWRN